Proteins from a single region of Methanoculleus horonobensis:
- a CDS encoding CDC48 family AAA ATPase, translating into MPEIYLKVDSAYPEDQGAGKARLDPDTMLQLRLNPGDLVAIEGKRRTVAKVWRAMVNDWHQGKVRIDNFTRLNTGASIGDRVKIRTLDEEAEAKRVVLAPPEDLPKQLPINYGSVVNKLIDFPVVKNDSVPIQAGLPFMQPQLVAFKAVVVEPENAVIITKNTKIEFSEKPAAGFEGVKRISYEDIGGLKGELQRVRETIELPMRHPEIFRKLGIEPPKGVLLYGPPGTGKTLIAKAVASESGAHFISIAGPEVISKYYGESEQRLREVFEDARQHAPAIIFIDELDSIAPRREEVTGEVERRVVAQLLTMMDGLEERGQVVVIGATNRLDAIDPALRRPGRFDREIEIGVPAEDDRIQVLQIHTRGMPLADDVTIADVAQQTHGFVGADLAALAREAAIKALRRYLPEIDLEADEIPPEILEKMEVQGRDFRDALRDVGPSAMREILLEVPHTTWADVGGLEEAKQDIREAVEYPLTERERFENLGIEPPKGVLLYGPPGTGKTLIAKAVASESGANFVPVKGPQLLSKWVGESERAVREIFKKARQVAPSIIFFDELDALAPARGGGTESHVVESVLNQILTEIDGLEELRGVVVMGATNRPDMVDPALLRPGRFDRLVYIGEPGREDRQKILSIHTRYIPIEGSKMEDLVAMTEGLTENDLEDLVLAVGANRQVSAEELKEHRAAIAPTEDEGLANHVRRKKLVDLFAQQKVTFDDPARALLLKKIATDTEGFVGSDLEALAREAAMLAMRESAAVVSPSHFERAREKVHATMNERLRQYYGKVQQHFKGGLPKDIQPPEYQ; encoded by the coding sequence ATGCCCGAGATATACTTGAAGGTAGATAGCGCTTATCCGGAGGATCAGGGGGCAGGCAAGGCACGGCTTGACCCTGACACCATGTTGCAGCTTCGGCTCAACCCGGGAGACCTCGTCGCCATCGAAGGAAAGCGTCGCACCGTAGCGAAGGTCTGGCGCGCCATGGTGAACGACTGGCACCAGGGCAAAGTTCGGATCGATAACTTCACCCGGCTCAATACCGGTGCGAGCATAGGCGACCGGGTCAAGATACGAACGCTCGATGAGGAGGCCGAGGCGAAACGGGTCGTGCTCGCGCCGCCCGAGGACCTCCCCAAACAGCTCCCCATCAACTACGGCAGCGTCGTCAACAAGCTGATCGACTTTCCGGTCGTCAAGAACGACTCCGTTCCGATCCAGGCCGGGCTCCCGTTCATGCAGCCCCAGCTCGTCGCGTTCAAGGCCGTGGTGGTCGAGCCGGAGAACGCCGTGATCATCACCAAGAACACGAAGATAGAGTTCTCCGAGAAGCCTGCGGCTGGATTCGAGGGGGTCAAGAGGATCAGCTACGAGGATATCGGCGGCCTCAAGGGCGAGCTGCAGCGGGTCCGCGAGACGATCGAACTGCCGATGCGCCACCCGGAGATCTTTCGGAAGCTCGGCATCGAGCCGCCGAAGGGCGTCCTCCTCTACGGCCCGCCGGGAACGGGTAAGACCCTGATCGCAAAGGCGGTCGCGAGCGAGAGCGGCGCCCACTTCATCTCGATCGCGGGGCCGGAGGTGATCTCGAAGTACTACGGCGAGAGCGAGCAGCGGCTCCGTGAGGTCTTTGAGGATGCACGGCAGCACGCTCCTGCGATCATCTTCATCGACGAGCTCGACTCGATCGCACCACGGCGCGAGGAGGTGACCGGGGAGGTCGAGCGCCGGGTGGTCGCCCAGCTCCTGACGATGATGGACGGCCTCGAGGAGCGCGGTCAGGTCGTGGTGATCGGGGCCACGAACCGGCTCGACGCCATCGACCCTGCGCTGCGCCGTCCCGGGCGATTCGACCGGGAGATCGAGATCGGGGTACCGGCAGAGGATGACCGGATCCAGGTTCTCCAGATCCACACCCGGGGCATGCCGCTTGCGGACGACGTGACGATCGCCGACGTCGCCCAGCAGACCCACGGGTTCGTCGGGGCGGATCTCGCCGCACTCGCCCGTGAGGCGGCGATCAAGGCACTGCGGCGCTACCTCCCCGAGATCGATCTCGAAGCCGACGAGATTCCGCCGGAGATCCTCGAGAAGATGGAGGTGCAGGGCAGGGACTTCCGCGATGCTCTCCGCGACGTGGGCCCGAGCGCCATGCGGGAGATCCTCCTCGAAGTCCCCCACACCACCTGGGCGGATGTCGGAGGCCTCGAAGAGGCGAAGCAGGATATCCGCGAGGCGGTGGAGTATCCGCTCACCGAGCGCGAGCGGTTCGAGAACCTCGGTATCGAGCCGCCGAAGGGTGTCCTCCTCTACGGCCCGCCGGGGACGGGTAAGACCCTGATCGCGAAGGCGGTCGCGAGCGAGAGCGGGGCGAACTTCGTCCCGGTCAAAGGCCCCCAGCTCCTCTCGAAGTGGGTCGGGGAGAGCGAGCGGGCGGTCCGGGAGATCTTCAAGAAGGCCCGGCAGGTGGCGCCGTCGATCATCTTCTTCGACGAACTCGACGCCCTCGCCCCCGCCCGGGGCGGCGGCACAGAGTCGCACGTGGTCGAGAGCGTCCTAAACCAGATCCTGACCGAGATCGACGGCCTCGAGGAACTCCGGGGCGTGGTGGTGATGGGTGCGACCAACCGTCCCGACATGGTCGATCCGGCGCTTCTCCGGCCCGGACGGTTCGACCGGCTCGTCTACATCGGCGAGCCCGGGCGGGAAGACCGGCAGAAGATCCTCTCCATCCACACCCGCTATATACCGATCGAGGGCTCGAAGATGGAAGACCTCGTGGCGATGACGGAGGGGCTCACCGAGAACGATCTCGAAGACCTGGTTCTCGCCGTGGGAGCGAACCGCCAGGTGAGCGCCGAAGAGCTGAAGGAGCACCGCGCTGCGATTGCACCGACCGAAGACGAGGGGCTTGCAAACCACGTCCGGCGGAAGAAACTCGTCGATCTCTTCGCGCAGCAGAAGGTGACTTTCGACGATCCCGCACGGGCCCTCCTCCTCAAGAAGATAGCAACCGACACCGAGGGGTTCGTCGGCTCGGATCTCGAGGCGCTCGCCCGGGAGGCGGCCATGCTCGCCATGCGGGAGAGTGCTGCCGTCGTGAGCCCTTCGCACTTCGAGCGGGCACGGGAGAAGGTGCACGCGACGATGAACGAGCGGCTGCGGCAGTACTACGGGAAGGTGCAGCAGCACTTCAAGGGCGGGCTGCCGAAAGATATCCAGCCCCCGGAATACCAGTAA
- the larC gene encoding nickel pincer cofactor biosynthesis protein LarC — MNVLLFDPFNGAAGDMIIGTLLDLGADEGLVRAAMRSVVGEPTIERVDRSGIRAVQVRTHAPVDHRTLEEVLDRVAGSDAPAPAREMARRVFLRIHRAEESIHGEGAHFHEVGADDAIADVVGACTALSSLAPDGVAVRPVALGRGFAVGAHGTFPVPAPATVAILAGSDLATIPGDEERELCTPTGAALLAEFSTVRPEDLGPAGIRAVGYGAGSRNPPGRPNVLRSMLLSTKDAPGGDRVDILETNVDDVTGEALAYTIACLMEEGARDASVTPVVMKKGRSGHLVRVICRPDATDHLMGVMARELGTLGIRCIPMVHRAVAERTIEPVTVTVRGKEATIDVKCGWCEGKIVSFKAEYEQAAACARETGLPFREVAGTVEAAARRIFVERGVLEP; from the coding sequence ATGAACGTACTTCTCTTCGACCCGTTCAACGGAGCCGCAGGCGACATGATCATCGGAACCCTTCTCGATCTCGGGGCCGACGAAGGACTTGTCCGGGCAGCCATGCGTTCCGTCGTCGGGGAACCGACGATCGAGCGGGTAGACCGTTCCGGGATCCGTGCCGTCCAGGTGAGAACGCACGCCCCGGTCGATCACCGCACCCTTGAGGAGGTGCTCGACCGGGTGGCCGGAAGCGACGCTCCCGCACCCGCAAGGGAGATGGCGCGGCGGGTCTTCCTCCGGATACACCGGGCCGAGGAGAGTATCCATGGAGAGGGAGCGCACTTCCACGAGGTGGGTGCGGACGACGCGATCGCCGACGTGGTTGGTGCCTGCACCGCCCTCTCCTCCCTCGCCCCCGACGGTGTCGCCGTCCGCCCGGTCGCACTCGGCCGGGGGTTTGCGGTCGGCGCCCACGGCACCTTCCCTGTCCCGGCCCCCGCGACGGTCGCAATCCTCGCCGGATCGGATCTCGCGACCATTCCCGGGGATGAGGAGCGGGAACTCTGCACCCCGACGGGAGCCGCGCTCCTCGCCGAGTTCTCGACCGTCCGGCCCGAAGACCTCGGCCCGGCGGGGATCCGGGCGGTCGGCTACGGGGCGGGGAGCAGGAACCCCCCGGGAAGGCCGAACGTCCTCCGGTCGATGCTCCTCTCTACTAAAGATGCCCCGGGAGGCGACCGGGTGGACATCCTCGAGACGAACGTCGACGACGTCACCGGGGAAGCCCTCGCCTACACCATCGCCTGCCTGATGGAAGAAGGGGCACGGGACGCAAGCGTTACTCCCGTGGTGATGAAGAAGGGGCGGAGCGGCCACCTCGTCCGGGTGATCTGCCGCCCCGACGCGACCGACCATCTCATGGGAGTGATGGCGCGGGAACTCGGGACGCTCGGGATCCGGTGCATCCCGATGGTGCACCGGGCCGTCGCGGAACGGACGATCGAACCGGTCACGGTGACCGTCCGGGGGAAGGAGGCGACGATCGACGTGAAGTGCGGCTGGTGTGAGGGGAAGATCGTCTCGTTCAAGGCGGAGTACGAACAGGCGGCGGCGTGCGCACGGGAGACCGGACTCCCGTTCCGGGAGGTCGCCGGAACGGTCGAGGCGGCAGCACGCCGGATCTTCGTCGAACGGGGTGTGCTCGAACCATGA